Sequence from the Jeotgalibacillus aurantiacus genome:
ATAGCGTTCAATTATCTGAAACAGGTCCATACGTCATTCAGAGCATAATTGGGCTTGGTGATGTAGATGCTGACATTCAAATGCAAGCAGCCCCTTACCAGCAGGGAAGAACATACATCGATAGTAAACTGATCCCTCGTTTTATCAATATTGAGGTCTTAATAAAAGGTACCGATGATGAAGACATTTCAACGAAAAGAGAACACCTTGGGAAGGTTTGTAACCCGGTCTCAGGACAACTGAGAATCCAATACGAATATGGAGGGAGAATCAAAGAGACATATGGTGCCGCGGATCATGTGCCAAGGTATTTAAGTGGCGAGGGTCGGTCACGTACTCATCAAATTGCTGTTATTGATTTGACATGCCCAAACCCATTTTGGCGCACGCTTCAACAGACGCAAGAACCTACTTTTGA
This genomic interval carries:
- a CDS encoding phage distal tail protein, encoding SVQLSETGPYVIQSIIGLGDVDADIQMQAAPYQQGRTYIDSKLIPRFINIEVLIKGTDDEDISTKREHLGKVCNPVSGQLRIQYEYGGRIKETYGAADHVPRYLSGEGRSRTHQIAVIDLTCPNPFWRTLQQTQEPTFEPRFRFPISGPFIFGIQRDRRQMINDGDSPAPIFVEFHGPALNPMIINNTTGEFIKINQELLEGEIMEIDTEAGTVFFVEPDGTRRNVFNWIDDAATFFELVIGENDIEYTADSDIQGAIVNITYSKLYNAI